In Nitrospinota bacterium, a single genomic region encodes these proteins:
- a CDS encoding cation transporter codes for MNDSPSGASTGPNSEATGRFIKKAVLLSWLTISYNIIEGLVSVYFGISKESIALAGFGLDSFIEVGSATLVLWRFRSESAGVNATAVLELKKERIATTGISILFLLLALVTFAGSIYKLVNVEYPISTLPGFIVASLSLSFMYFLWYEKRVVALALNSATMMKDAACSMACIKLSVILFAGSLLYLVVPELWWADSVAGLVLSLLIGKEGWDTFQAARSPEFSGGCGCEVKATE; via the coding sequence ATGAATGATAGCCCAAGTGGCGCGAGCACAGGCCCAAACAGTGAAGCAACCGGCAGATTCATAAAGAAAGCGGTTCTGCTTTCGTGGCTGACCATCAGCTATAACATTATTGAAGGTCTGGTTTCGGTCTATTTCGGGATTTCCAAGGAGTCGATCGCGCTTGCCGGTTTCGGATTGGACAGTTTTATTGAAGTAGGCTCGGCAACGCTGGTGCTTTGGAGGTTCCGTTCAGAATCTGCAGGCGTGAATGCTACTGCCGTGCTTGAGCTGAAAAAGGAGAGGATAGCGACTACCGGTATTTCAATCCTCTTCCTGCTTCTCGCGTTGGTGACCTTTGCAGGCTCGATATACAAGCTTGTCAATGTGGAATATCCGATATCAACATTACCCGGGTTCATAGTCGCTTCTCTCAGTTTGAGTTTCATGTATTTTTTATGGTACGAGAAGAGGGTCGTTGCACTGGCCCTTAACAGCGCAACGATGATGAAGGACGCGGCGTGTTCCATGGCGTGCATCAAGCTTTCGGTCATTCTTTTTGCCGGAAGCCTCCTGTATCTGGTCGTGCCGGAGTTATGGTGGGCGGATTCAGTCGCGGGGTTAGTGCTGTCTCTTCTTATCGGAAAGGAGGGGTGGGATACCTTTCAGGCGGCGAGAAGCCCGGAATTTTCAGGGGGCTGTGGATGTGAGGTAAAAGCAACAGAGTAG
- the yhbY gene encoding ribosome assembly RNA-binding protein YhbY codes for MEKLSSRQRKHLKALAHHLDPLVQVGTKGVTDNLLAAVDEELERHELIKIKFDDFKDEKKELTKIISGKTSSEIIGSIGNVVILFRYQPDREKRKVELPDG; via the coding sequence ATGGAAAAACTTTCAAGCCGTCAAAGGAAGCATCTTAAGGCGCTAGCCCATCATCTGGACCCTCTTGTGCAGGTAGGTACAAAGGGTGTGACCGACAATCTGCTGGCGGCGGTCGACGAAGAGCTTGAAAGGCACGAGCTTATAAAGATAAAGTTCGACGATTTCAAGGACGAGAAAAAAGAGCTCACAAAAATAATCAGCGGGAAGACCTCCTCGGAAATAATCGGCTCTATAGGGAACGTGGTAATTCTTTTCAGGTACCAGCCGGACAGGGAAAAACGGAAGGTGGAACTTCCCGACGGTTAA